In Agromyces archimandritae, one genomic interval encodes:
- a CDS encoding NINE protein encodes MTDAQHTAPAGWYPDPETKHLRWWDGTRWAQFAPPTSQPYAPPPPWKSTGAAIALCLLLGAFGADRFYLRHPGQGVTIIILWWVGWALTPVMVGWVPVIIAAIWMLVNLFTIPDDVNRLNTVIAAEAHERRP; translated from the coding sequence ATGACTGACGCGCAACACACCGCCCCCGCCGGTTGGTACCCGGATCCTGAAACCAAACACCTCAGGTGGTGGGACGGCACGCGGTGGGCCCAGTTCGCTCCCCCGACCTCGCAGCCGTATGCTCCACCGCCACCGTGGAAATCAACTGGGGCCGCGATCGCGCTCTGCTTGCTCCTCGGTGCCTTCGGCGCCGACCGTTTCTATCTACGCCATCCTGGCCAGGGTGTAACGATCATCATCCTGTGGTGGGTCGGATGGGCTCTGACTCCGGTCATGGTCGGCTGGGTGCCGGTCATCATCGCCGCTATCTGGATGCTTGTGAACCTCTTCACGATTCCCGACGACGTCAACCGGTTGAACACGGTCATCGCTGCCGAAGCTCACGAGCGACGACCTTGA
- a CDS encoding IS3 family transposase (programmed frameshift): MSSSRRKFTDEFKADAVQLVVQGKRAVAQVARELGINESSLGYWVKAYRQQHPDPQTAPMPVDAARIARLEAENRRLIEENAFLKKGRGLLRPGTAVSVKFTLIHAEKANHTVEFMASMLGVTRAGYYAWARRQGTASPAATRRAALSELIMQIHHDSAQTSGFRRVVAELGRRGIHASEGLVRRLMREAGLFGVQPRTRKRTTIPAADAAERPDLLRRDFTADHPGTRLVGDITYLRTGQGWLYLATVIDLFNREVVGWSMADHMRTELVADALRMAHAHGRVEHGAIFHSDRGSVYTSQAYADIADSLGVRLSVGRTGVCWDNAVAESFFSMLKNEMYHRYHFTTRAQARFHVMQYIEVFYNRRRLHSSLGYRTPAEVRAQHDPQTAIAA; this comes from the exons ATGTCGTCGAGTCGTAGGAAGTTCACGGATGAGTTCAAGGCCGACGCGGTCCAGCTCGTCGTGCAGGGCAAGCGTGCGGTGGCGCAGGTCGCCAGGGAGTTGGGTATCAACGAGTCCTCGCTGGGGTACTGGGTCAAGGCGTACCGGCAGCAGCATCCTGATCCGCAGACCGCGCCGATGCCGGTCGATGCAGCACGGATCGCTCGTCTGGAGGCTGAGAATCGCCGGTTGATCGAGGAGAACGCGTTCTTGAAAAAAG GCCGCGGCCTTCTTCGCCCGGGAACAGCGGTGAGCGTGAAGTTCACGCTGATCCACGCGGAGAAGGCCAACCACACGGTCGAGTTCATGGCCTCGATGCTCGGCGTTACTCGCGCCGGCTACTACGCGTGGGCGCGGCGGCAGGGCACGGCCTCGCCGGCGGCGACGCGACGAGCGGCCCTGTCGGAGCTGATCATGCAGATCCATCACGACTCGGCCCAGACCAGCGGGTTCCGGCGGGTAGTGGCCGAACTGGGCCGCCGCGGCATCCACGCGTCGGAAGGCCTGGTCCGGAGACTCATGCGTGAGGCGGGACTATTCGGCGTTCAGCCGCGTACGAGGAAGCGAACCACGATCCCCGCCGCTGACGCCGCCGAACGCCCCGATCTGCTTCGCCGCGACTTCACCGCCGATCACCCCGGGACCCGGTTGGTGGGCGATATCACCTACCTGCGTACCGGGCAGGGATGGCTGTACCTGGCCACCGTCATCGACTTGTTCAACCGTGAGGTCGTGGGTTGGTCGATGGCCGATCACATGCGCACCGAACTCGTCGCCGACGCCCTTCGCATGGCGCACGCGCACGGGCGTGTCGAGCACGGGGCGATCTTCCACAGCGACCGCGGCAGCGTCTACACCTCGCAGGCTTACGCCGACATCGCCGACAGTCTCGGAGTGCGCCTATCGGTCGGACGCACCGGGGTTTGCTGGGACAACGCCGTGGCCGAATCGTTCTTCAGCATGCTGAAGAACGAGATGTACCACCGGTACCACTTCACGACCCGAGCGCAGGCACGGTTCCACGTCATGCAGTACATCGAAGTGTTCTACAACCGTCGCAGATTGCACTCGAGCCTCGGATACCGCACCCCGGCCGAAGTCCGAGCCCAGCACGACCCTCAGACCGCGATCGCGGCCTGA